In a single window of the Cygnus olor isolate bCygOlo1 chromosome 5, bCygOlo1.pri.v2, whole genome shotgun sequence genome:
- the LOC121071674 gene encoding antigen WC1.1-like isoform X1, translating to MVPARALGLLLCVQLCGGSGELRLVDGGGRCAGRVEVKHEGEWGSVCSYDFDWDHRGAGVVCRQLGCGAVARASPYAPFGQGKGRIWLHPIFCLGTEATLEECPNFGWGQHFCGHEWDVGVTCTEAVELRLAAGRGPCEGRVEVKLRGRWGTVADNAWDMEDAEVVCQQLGCGSALGGYHSSLFGQAEGSISLGFVDCHGAEKALWDCKIQGWGPYNGPHAYDTAVVCQGFSRLAGGDGACSGRLEVRQGRAWATVCHGHVDLKAAQVVCRELGCGTAVAVPGAGHFGAATGPLWDGAFECNGSEPLLANCARRPTHGQSCAGPASIVCSPYTGFRLADGGSGCAGRVEVEAQGTWGPLCATAWTLPDAHVLCRHLGCGPAASLPPGGHFGTGTATGPLRRDALSCSGSERHPGECPVAVLGEPACPPGHAAAVNCSGAAEPLRLLDGESRCDGRLEVATSPGDWARVTAGPWDDRAASVACRQLGCGVPEKVYAVPAASLGPVELQELRCAGTEERLAQCNASGPAAAPSHSPTEAAVACSGSRRLRLAGGPGRCAGRVEVYTEGIWGTVCQDAWDLPDADVVCRQLGCGRALEAPGSERFGPGVGTLWPGAGGCSGTEAAVWDCPAPARRGCRRGGGAGAVCSGLLRLAGGSSSCSGHLEVLREGTWGRVCANDTSPATAAVVCRQLGCGTGGRLEAVPAQGSVPAWLGWVQCQEGAPSLWHCPSAPWHLQSCGPAGVTHIACDEDTEGTSGATTTAGVTSSVAPLTAVSGSMPVPTVLCVLLGTLLGLALAALAVQAHRARVRRRDPVKATDAGSEAVYEELDYSLMPEYQEVPSRTGSLSKGSGTKLDDDNWDGYKEESNPSATPGRGRGTRQGLEGTGDPRRRVMAEQWYWGAEGTWPLRLRPQPRSLHAWRSPPSPAWARPPGWLRRCCGRAGEAHGSPWRGRPGAAPRGHGL from the exons ATGGTGCCTGCCAGGGCActggggctgctcctctgcGTGCAGCTCTGCGGGG GCAGCGGGGAGCTGCGGCTGGTGGATGGCGGCGGGCGCTGCGCCGGCCGGGTGGAGGTGAAGCACGAGGGCGAGTGGGGCTCCGTCTGCAGCTACGACTTCGACTGGGACCACCGGGGCGCTGGCGTGGTGTGCCGTCAGCTGGGCTGCGGTGCGGTGGCCCGGGCATCCCCGTACGCCCCGTTTGGGCAGGGCAAGGGACGCATCTGGCTGCACCCTATCTTCTGCCTTGGGACAGAAGCCACTTTGGAGGAATGCCCGAACTTCGGCTGGGGCCAGCACTTCTGTGGCCACGAGTGGGACGTGGGGGTGACCTGCACAG AGGCGGTGGAGCTGCGGCTGGCGGCTGGCAGGGGACCCTGTGAGGGGAGAGTGGAGGTGAAGCTGCGGGGACGCTGGGGCACGGTGGCGGACAATGCCTGGGACATGGAGGATGCTGAGGTGGTGTGCCAGCAACTGGGCTGCGGCTCGGCTCTTGGTGGCTACCACAGCTCCCTCTTTGGCCAAGCAGAAGGTTCTATCAGCTTGGGCTTTGTTGACTGCCATGGGGCTGAGAAGGCCCTCTGGGACTGCAAGATTCAAGGCTGGGGACCCTACAATGGCCCTCATGCCTACGACACTGCTGTAGTCTGCCAAG GGTTCTCCCGTCTGGCTGGAGGGGACGGCGCCTGCTCGGGGCGGCTGGAGgtgcggcagggccgggcctgGGCCACCGTCTGCCACGGCCACGTGGACCTCAAGGCCGCCCAGGTggtctgcagggagctgggctgcggcACGGCAGTGGCCGTCCCCGGTGCCGGCCATTTTGGGGCAGCAACGGGGCCACTCTGGGACGGCGCCTTTGAGTGCAACGGCAGCGAGCCACTCCTCGCCAACTGCGCCCGGAGGCCAACCCACGGCCAGTCCTGTGCTGGCCCCGCTTCTATCGTCTGCTCAC CCTACACCGGTTTCCGTTTGGCGGATGGCGGCTCGGGCTGCGCCGGGCGGGTGGAGGTGGAGGCgcaggggacatggggacccCTGTGTGCCACCGCCTGGACCCTGCCTGATGCCCATGTACTGTGCCGCCACCTGGGCTGCGGCCCTGCCGCCTCCCTGCCCCCAGGAGGCCATTTCGGGACGGGTACGGCGACGGGGCCGCTGCGGCGCGATGCCTTGAGCTGCAGCGGGAGCGAGCGGCACCCGGGCGAGTGCCCCGtggcggtgctgggggagccCGCCTGCCCCCCTGGCCATGCCGCCGCCGTCAACTGCTCAG GCGCCGCTGAGCCCCTGCGGCTGCTGGACGGGGAGAGCCGGTGCGACGGGCGGCTGGAGGTGGCCACTAGCCCCGGGGACTGGGCCCGTGTGACTGCGGGGCCGTGGGACGACCGAGCTGCCTCCGTGGCTTGCCGGCAGCTGGGCTGCGGTGTGCCAGAGAAGGTCTACGCTGTGCCGGCCGCCAGCTTGGGCcctgtggagctgcaggagctgcggTGTGCTGGCACCGAGGAGCGCCTGGCGCAGTGCAACGCCTCGGGGCCTGCCGCAGCACCCAGCCACAGCCCCACAGAGGCGGCCGTTGCCTGCTCAG GCAGCCGGCGGCTGAGGCtggcgggcggccccgggcgcTGCGCCGGCAGGGTGGAGGTGTACACCGAGGGCATCTGGGGCACCGTCTGCCAGGACGCCTGGGACCTGCCAGATGCTGACGTCGTGTGCCGCCAGCTGGGGTGCGGACGGGCCCTGGAGGCGCCCGGCTCTGAGCGCTTCGGGCCCGGCGTGGGGACGTTGTGGCCGGGTgccgggggctgctcggggacgGAGGCGGCTGTCTGGgactgcccagccccagcacggcgTGGCTGCCGCCGGGGCGGTGGTGCCGGTGCCGTGTGCTCAG GGCTGCTGCGTCTggcggggggcagcagcagctgcagcgggCACCTGGAGGTGCTGCGCGAGGGGACGTGGGGCCGCGTGTGCGCCAACGACACCAGCCCCGCCACAGCTGCCGTTGTCTGCCGCCAGCTGGGCTGTGGCAccggggggaggctggaggccgTCCCCGCACAGGGCTCTGTCCCCgcctggctgggctgggtgcaATGCCAGGAGGGGGCCCCCTCGCTCTGGCACTGCCCCTCGGCGCCCTGGCACCTGCAGTCCTGCGGCCCTGCTGGGGTCACCCACATCGCCTGTGACGAGGACACCGAGGGCACGAGCGGGGCCACCACAACTGCAG GTGTCACCAGCAGCGTTGCCCCACTGACAGCAGTGTCGGGGAGCATGCCGGTGCCCACGGTCCTGTGCGTGCTCCTGGGGACGTtgctgggcctggccctggcagccctggctgtgcaggCACACCGCGCACGGGTGCGACGCCGAG ACCCCGTCAAAGCCACGGACGCTGGCTCTGAGGCCGTGTATGAGGAGCTGGATTACAGCCTGATGCCCGAGTACCAGGAGGTGCCCAGCCGCACAG GCTCCCTATCCAAGGGCTCAGGCACGAAGCTGGATGATGATAACTGGGATGGTTACAAGGAGGAGAGCAACCCCAGCGCAACCCCAGGTAGGGGAAGGGGAACTCGGCAGGGACTGGAAGGCACAGGGGACCCAAGGAGAAGGGTCATGGCTGAGCAGTGGTACTGGGGAGCTGAGGGGACGTGGCCCTTGCGGCTGCGTCCTCAGCCCCGGTCCCTCCATGCCTGGCgaagcccccccagcccagcctgggcacGGCCCCCCGGATGGCTACGACGATGCTGCGGCCGTGCCGGAGAAGCTCACGGCTCCCCATGGCGGGGACGTCCCGGCGCAGCCCCACGGGGACACGGGCTATGA
- the LOC121071674 gene encoding antigen WC1.1-like isoform X2, producing the protein MVPARALGLLLCVQLCGGSGELRLVDGGGRCAGRVEVKHEGEWGSVCSYDFDWDHRGAGVVCRQLGCGAVARASPYAPFGQGKGRIWLHPIFCLGTEATLEECPNFGWGQHFCGHEWDVGVTCTEAVELRLAAGRGPCEGRVEVKLRGRWGTVADNAWDMEDAEVVCQQLGCGSALGGYHSSLFGQAEGSISLGFVDCHGAEKALWDCKIQGWGPYNGPHAYDTAVVCQGFSRLAGGDGACSGRLEVRQGRAWATVCHGHVDLKAAQVVCRELGCGTAVAVPGAGHFGAATGPLWDGAFECNGSEPLLANCARRPTHGQSCAGPASIVCSPYTGFRLADGGSGCAGRVEVEAQGTWGPLCATAWTLPDAHVLCRHLGCGPAASLPPGGHFGTGTATGPLRRDALSCSGSERHPGECPVAVLGEPACPPGHAAAVNCSGAAEPLRLLDGESRCDGRLEVATSPGDWARVTAGPWDDRAASVACRQLGCGVPEKVYAVPAASLGPVELQELRCAGTEERLAQCNASGPAAAPSHSPTEAAVACSGSRRLRLAGGPGRCAGRVEVYTEGIWGTVCQDAWDLPDADVVCRQLGCGRALEAPGSERFGPGVGTLWPGAGGCSGTEAAVWDCPAPARRGCRRGGGAGAVCSGLLRLAGGSSSCSGHLEVLREGTWGRVCANDTSPATAAVVCRQLGCGTGGRLEAVPAQGSVPAWLGWVQCQEGAPSLWHCPSAPWHLQSCGPAGVTHIACDEDTEGTSGATTTAGVTSSVAPLTAVSGSMPVPTVLCVLLGTLLGLALAALAVQAHRARVRRRDPVKATDAGSEAVYEELDYSLMPEYQEVPSRTGSLSKGSGTKLDDDNWDGYKEESNPSATPAPPAQPGHGPPDGYDDAAAVPEKLTAPHGGDVPAQPHGDTGYDDVDVSTLRTAP; encoded by the exons ATGGTGCCTGCCAGGGCActggggctgctcctctgcGTGCAGCTCTGCGGGG GCAGCGGGGAGCTGCGGCTGGTGGATGGCGGCGGGCGCTGCGCCGGCCGGGTGGAGGTGAAGCACGAGGGCGAGTGGGGCTCCGTCTGCAGCTACGACTTCGACTGGGACCACCGGGGCGCTGGCGTGGTGTGCCGTCAGCTGGGCTGCGGTGCGGTGGCCCGGGCATCCCCGTACGCCCCGTTTGGGCAGGGCAAGGGACGCATCTGGCTGCACCCTATCTTCTGCCTTGGGACAGAAGCCACTTTGGAGGAATGCCCGAACTTCGGCTGGGGCCAGCACTTCTGTGGCCACGAGTGGGACGTGGGGGTGACCTGCACAG AGGCGGTGGAGCTGCGGCTGGCGGCTGGCAGGGGACCCTGTGAGGGGAGAGTGGAGGTGAAGCTGCGGGGACGCTGGGGCACGGTGGCGGACAATGCCTGGGACATGGAGGATGCTGAGGTGGTGTGCCAGCAACTGGGCTGCGGCTCGGCTCTTGGTGGCTACCACAGCTCCCTCTTTGGCCAAGCAGAAGGTTCTATCAGCTTGGGCTTTGTTGACTGCCATGGGGCTGAGAAGGCCCTCTGGGACTGCAAGATTCAAGGCTGGGGACCCTACAATGGCCCTCATGCCTACGACACTGCTGTAGTCTGCCAAG GGTTCTCCCGTCTGGCTGGAGGGGACGGCGCCTGCTCGGGGCGGCTGGAGgtgcggcagggccgggcctgGGCCACCGTCTGCCACGGCCACGTGGACCTCAAGGCCGCCCAGGTggtctgcagggagctgggctgcggcACGGCAGTGGCCGTCCCCGGTGCCGGCCATTTTGGGGCAGCAACGGGGCCACTCTGGGACGGCGCCTTTGAGTGCAACGGCAGCGAGCCACTCCTCGCCAACTGCGCCCGGAGGCCAACCCACGGCCAGTCCTGTGCTGGCCCCGCTTCTATCGTCTGCTCAC CCTACACCGGTTTCCGTTTGGCGGATGGCGGCTCGGGCTGCGCCGGGCGGGTGGAGGTGGAGGCgcaggggacatggggacccCTGTGTGCCACCGCCTGGACCCTGCCTGATGCCCATGTACTGTGCCGCCACCTGGGCTGCGGCCCTGCCGCCTCCCTGCCCCCAGGAGGCCATTTCGGGACGGGTACGGCGACGGGGCCGCTGCGGCGCGATGCCTTGAGCTGCAGCGGGAGCGAGCGGCACCCGGGCGAGTGCCCCGtggcggtgctgggggagccCGCCTGCCCCCCTGGCCATGCCGCCGCCGTCAACTGCTCAG GCGCCGCTGAGCCCCTGCGGCTGCTGGACGGGGAGAGCCGGTGCGACGGGCGGCTGGAGGTGGCCACTAGCCCCGGGGACTGGGCCCGTGTGACTGCGGGGCCGTGGGACGACCGAGCTGCCTCCGTGGCTTGCCGGCAGCTGGGCTGCGGTGTGCCAGAGAAGGTCTACGCTGTGCCGGCCGCCAGCTTGGGCcctgtggagctgcaggagctgcggTGTGCTGGCACCGAGGAGCGCCTGGCGCAGTGCAACGCCTCGGGGCCTGCCGCAGCACCCAGCCACAGCCCCACAGAGGCGGCCGTTGCCTGCTCAG GCAGCCGGCGGCTGAGGCtggcgggcggccccgggcgcTGCGCCGGCAGGGTGGAGGTGTACACCGAGGGCATCTGGGGCACCGTCTGCCAGGACGCCTGGGACCTGCCAGATGCTGACGTCGTGTGCCGCCAGCTGGGGTGCGGACGGGCCCTGGAGGCGCCCGGCTCTGAGCGCTTCGGGCCCGGCGTGGGGACGTTGTGGCCGGGTgccgggggctgctcggggacgGAGGCGGCTGTCTGGgactgcccagccccagcacggcgTGGCTGCCGCCGGGGCGGTGGTGCCGGTGCCGTGTGCTCAG GGCTGCTGCGTCTggcggggggcagcagcagctgcagcgggCACCTGGAGGTGCTGCGCGAGGGGACGTGGGGCCGCGTGTGCGCCAACGACACCAGCCCCGCCACAGCTGCCGTTGTCTGCCGCCAGCTGGGCTGTGGCAccggggggaggctggaggccgTCCCCGCACAGGGCTCTGTCCCCgcctggctgggctgggtgcaATGCCAGGAGGGGGCCCCCTCGCTCTGGCACTGCCCCTCGGCGCCCTGGCACCTGCAGTCCTGCGGCCCTGCTGGGGTCACCCACATCGCCTGTGACGAGGACACCGAGGGCACGAGCGGGGCCACCACAACTGCAG GTGTCACCAGCAGCGTTGCCCCACTGACAGCAGTGTCGGGGAGCATGCCGGTGCCCACGGTCCTGTGCGTGCTCCTGGGGACGTtgctgggcctggccctggcagccctggctgtgcaggCACACCGCGCACGGGTGCGACGCCGAG ACCCCGTCAAAGCCACGGACGCTGGCTCTGAGGCCGTGTATGAGGAGCTGGATTACAGCCTGATGCCCGAGTACCAGGAGGTGCCCAGCCGCACAG GCTCCCTATCCAAGGGCTCAGGCACGAAGCTGGATGATGATAACTGGGATGGTTACAAGGAGGAGAGCAACCCCAGCGCAACCCCAG cccccccagcccagcctgggcacGGCCCCCCGGATGGCTACGACGATGCTGCGGCCGTGCCGGAGAAGCTCACGGCTCCCCATGGCGGGGACGTCCCGGCGCAGCCCCACGGGGACACGGGCTATGACGACGTTGATGTCAGCACCCTGAGGACAGCACCGTGA